Part of the Corticium candelabrum chromosome 15, ooCorCand1.1, whole genome shotgun sequence genome, AGATACGACCAGCAAGGCCTGCAAGTTGCCTAAAAATTGAGTATACTGAGACTAAAGACTATAAGCAAACAGATACTATAAACAAGTAAGCAAATTAAAAtaaagcacaaacaaacacagagatgCACAAAGATTAACACAAATAGAAAggaaagacagataaacagtaccaaaataacaaaaacagacagacagacagaagtcaTCGGACAAAGTGAGACGACCAAACGCTGTGGAGTTTATCAACTTCTGGTCCAACACTTTTctattcagctccagaagtgtaatgctagagtcatctctaaaaagctatcttcgctgtctgaagacaacagatgtgacaTCTTTGCCACCCAGTTCTTCAGTCACTaactggtactggaggctttgcttgtacactgtagctcttaagtgtagtcctcattttgttttacacgagtttcaattttagcttagtttagttgataaacactactagtagttggacagtacatagtaccctgcattgcaaaatgtatcatcgataaaagttcaaatatatgtgacagacagacactcatagacagacactcatagacagacactgttacagacagacaaaagacagaaaatatatgtattgacagccagatagagacagacaaacactgtcacagacagacaacactgtcacagacagacagacagacagactgacagagagacagacagacaaacatacacaaacagacagacagacagacagacagacagacacaccggcagacacagacagacagacagacagacagagagacaaacagaccagcagacagacagaccggcagacacagacagacaaacagacaaataaacagacaaatagacagacatacagacagacacagagacagacatacagacagacacagagacagacaaacaagcacagacaaatacagtataagatgaaatattggtggAGAGTTTTTAGCGGATTGGCGGATTTCCAGCGACCGCCAATAATTTTGGCCACTGAGATATACGAGTACAACGTTATCTTGACATCAAAACCTACATTGATAATGGCGATAACAATGGCAACAGCATAGGAATcatgtgggttctgttcttcACGCTTACACAGCAATTCTCATCAATAGTTGGATCCTAAAGACCATGAAGCCACAGAAATGTGACAGCCCCAAATGCAGCTGTCACTGCAAACTCCCCCCTCCTCCCCTGATGGCCGCGTGTCAAGTGGATGGAGACTAGGGTCAACACCTACATCTATTATCCAACAGGACGTCCAACCGTCCGACAATATGcttttctgtcaatttcttagcaaaccaccaaaataaaCTCCCGCCAATATTTTATCTTACGTGGTAGATCAGCAAACTCAAAAAACAAACGgctaaacagataaacagacagatgatagaCAGAACTGCCGCCAcacgacacacaaacaaagaaacaaacagacaaacaaacacccaaCACGACAAACTTCGCTAGAGTTGTTTTCCCACTTCCAGGCAATCCTCGAATTATAAACAGTAGTTTCCCACTCGCACGACCATCCTGCCCTGGCTTTGTCCAGTCACCGTTTCTTCCCTCGGAACTGCCATATCTCTGCCAGTTACCCGGCCTCCCTGCAACAGTGCTCCACGTCTTTCCTTCCCTCGAATGATTAGAATCAAACTCGTGCATCGATCTGCCACTTGGATAGCCAATCGATGGACCAAACCCCCGGCCTCTCCCGCCAGACGAATACGACTGAGACACATTCTGTCTCTGTTGCTCCCACCGGTAGACATCAGGTTGCCGTGCATTGTTCCCCACTGCGACATCGCCAACTCTTGCCTTCTCCATCTGGCTTTGATCTCTCATGCTTGGTGTCTGTCTATATGGTTGATATGCTCCAGATTGAGTGCTCGGTGTGCCTGTCTGCATTCGAGGCTGACTGCCTGAGACGAGTTGCTTGTAACCGTATCCTGAAGGAGCCGAGCTGAGAGCAGCAGAGTTATAGCCACCTGAGTTAACATACGGGTTATTAAAGTGGCTCGGATTCCGGATATCCGCGTGCGCGTACGGTCTGTACTGCGGGTGGCCACCCGCGGGAGACTGTTTGACCATTTGATGGCGTACGGGCGCTTGTTGGGACTGCTGGTTGTGCGTGACTGGCATCATGTCGGCTCCCTGTAACTGCTTCGCACGTGATTCTTCACGAGAAACACCCGTATGTAAGGTTGGTGATTCTTCGCTCTTTCTGTCGCGATTGCTCTCTGCTATGTGAAGCAGCTCGGTCAGTGACGACTCGGCTAGAAAGTACACGCGATGTCAGTGAAAAACGTCAAGTTTCCGCTCAAATTTCACTCAGATAGCGCCAATTTCACGTACAATGCGCGCAAAGGGCCGTTCGCGCGCACTCACCGTTGTAGTAGTTCTTCTGGAGGACCGATTGAATAATACCCTTGTCGAGGGAGCCCTCGAACATCTCCTGGAATCGTCGTACCGTCTCTTCGTGCGTCCGTTGCTCCGCCATTTGATGATGACGCAATGGGGTTGTCCCTATTTAGCGCGCATGCGCGATTGTGTTTCCCCCGGTTTGCTCAGAGTACGCGACGAATGACGCGCGAAGAGATGCTTAGGCGTTCGTTATGACGCAATATAGTTGATTACATAATTtttgttgaattaattaactaaagtgtGGGCAGTATACAGATGACTGAGGTCATGCAGTCTCACATGATCTACACACCtggtctcgcgtagccagacccctttccgccgcatCCTCCCCGCAAAAGTcactccgggcgcgcaagagggcctgggtacgaggctaagtCACACCCAGTCACACATTCACGCCCTAAAGTACGCTAGCcgctcagtcacgtgactttacaAATTCTGTAAGCGTTCTACGCTAACGCGCATTACGTTTTCCAATGTGACACTTACTCTGATTGGCTTTTCGTTTCTGTCACTCATGCCTCCGCGTCGTCCCGCTCTAAAACGCTCAATCAGTCATGCTCAGCGGCAGTTCAGTTGGCGGCAACCAATAAGACCGTTCGTGAGCTCGACGTTCTGTGACTTCCAAGAAGAACGCGACTATCTCGTCAAACACGTCTTTCCCAGACTCGACAAAGCGTGTCACGAACGAGGAACGTACTTCGCGCCGATAGATCTTCGCTGGGGCATCAACGAGTCCCAAAGCAGTCAAGGTCACGTGATCCAACTCTGTCTTGACTACATTCGGAAGTCGTCGCCattctttgtgtgtttgcttggcGAGCGATATGGATCACACCTACCGCCTAATGCGCCTGCAGACCACCCATCTGCTACGTGGTTTGAAAAAAATCTATCGATTGCACAAATGAATGGATTTGAGTGGCTTCGAAGGGAGGAATTCAAACACAAAAGTATCACCGAGTTGGAGGTCATACAAGCTGCGTTTGAGGAGGAAAGCAACGCCGCATGTGCGTATTTCTATATGCGAGATCCTGGAGCTGTAGCCATTCGGTTGCCTTCTGATCTGAGCGACGAGGAGAGGCAAGCAAGACTAGCAGTGTTTGGTGCCGAGAGCGAGTTTGCAGAGAAACAGATGAGTGCGTTGAAGGAGAGAATAGTGAAGAGTCGGTTGGCTGTGAGACGATTTAATACGGTCGAGGAACTCGGGAAGATGTTGTTGGACGATTGGATGACTGTGATTAATAATGAGTATCCACAGTTGGCTGATAGCTTCGCAAACCATGAGGGAGATCTCTTCAGGGAATGGGCAGCTCATGAATCATTTGCTGAGACGAGACGACGAGCATTTGCTCAAACTCCACACATCAGCCGCATCAGTGAGAATCTCACTCATTATGTTGCCAGACTGTCTGATGGAAAAGAGACGAAGACGCAAGTCGTCGTGGTAGAAGGAGAGCGTGGGTGTGGCAAGACGTCGGTTGTTGCCAATTGGATGAAGGCAATTGCAGGAAGTGCACCAGAAATTGCGTTTCTATCTTACTACGTAGGAAGCAGCGCAGCAAGCTCGGATATTCTCAGTTTTCTTCGATACTGCACAGCAGAGATCCGTCGTTTCCACACAGGATCGTACATGACACCGACAGAGGGAGACTCCAATTCAGCGAACACACAAATTGCACTCGAGGCATTTCACGGCGCTCTCAATCTCGGTCCGACCATCATCATGCTCGACGGATTAGAAGAAATGTCAAGTGAAGATTACAAAAACTCCGAGTTGATGTTCCTTCCTGAATCAATGCCAAAGCAATGCTTGTTTGTCATCACCATGGCTGTTGATCATCCAAAGCTTCTCGTCTTGAAACAGAGAAGAGACGTGGAGATACATCAACTGCCATTGCTTAGCAACGATGATGACAAAAAATCAGTGATGCAGCAGCATCTTGTCATGCATAGGAAAGAGCTCAATGAGCATCAATACAAGAAAATCACAAGCTGTGATCTTAGTAGTCGACCTCTCTTCCTGGCTGCGTTAGCCAATGAGATGAGATTATTTGGCAAGTTCAAGGATGTCGACAAGCATCTTGATCATTACTTGAAGTCAACGTCCATCGAGGATCTCTGGTCACGCATAATCTTCCGCTGGTGTCAAGACTACGGTTGGAGTTCGAGCTCTGAATGTGTACTCCCGAAAAGCGGCAATCTCTATGACAACTGGGTGGCAGATCTACTTCGACTGATTGCTGTATCTCGTCATGGTCTCAGTGAACAAGAAATTCTGACTGTTCTCGTACGGCGTGGGTATGACAACAAACATGAGGTGACATCGGCCATGCTCGCTCTCCTTCGATCTGCAGTGATGGATGCATTGTTTGAGAAGCCGGGAGGAATGCTCACCTTCTTTCACAGCCACCTGCAAGAAGCAGTAACAAACAATCTCTTTTCAACATCAAACGGTGACACCACGACCGCTGATCCAAACGTTTACCACAAATTTCTTGTTGATTATTTCACATCTTTGCCTCATTCTCGACGTAGAGCAGAAGAGTTGCCATGGCAACTGTTGGAAGCCAATGAAACAGAGTCTCTGTGCAAGGTGCTGACAGAGCCTGATGTTTTTCTACAACTGACAAGCGATGCCGGGAAGAACCCACTAAAACTAGACTTACTGAAGTATTGGAACGTCTTACATGATGGTGGCTACGATGAGAGCACAGTTTATCTCCACATGTTGAAGACACAACGAAGTCATTTGGCTCCAGTGAAAAACGATGAAGATGTACCCGATAGTTCGGCATCCTCCCAAACTGATGAGTTGGAAAAGCTTGCAGCAACGGGACAAGCAGTTGGGCAATTCCTGGCTGAACGCCATAAGTTCGATGACGCTTTACTTGTCCTTCAGGATGCACTGGAAGACATGAAGCGTTGCCACGAAGAACAACGATACAACCACCTCCTACTAACCGAAATACAGGAAAGCATCGGCCACAGATTCCTCTACAAACTGGAGATACAAGAAGCCGAGAAATGGTACAGCATGGCATTGGAAACAGTCGCTCTAATTGAGTCGAAAGGCCAACGTGAATACGAGCTGCAAGGCCGGATACTTAATGCATTAGGTCAGCTGTATGCACGAGGCAATAAGACAGAAGACGCTGAAGTATGTTTGAAGCAAGCCGCAGAGTACATGACAGCAGCTGAGTCGACTCCGGGGTTAGCGACCGTCGACTATAATTTGGGTATTTTGCGATCGCGACAAAAGCTTTTCAACGAGGCAGAGACACACCTCCGACAAGCGGTCACTACACGAGAGCGTTGGTTCGGAATGAGTCATTTCTTTGTCGCCGAAGTGTTGAACGAACTAGCTGGACTACTCGTGTCTCGCCACTGGTTGAAACGAGACCCGTGGTTGGCTAAGGAAGCATTGGATATGTACAAGAGAGCACTGAACATACGCGAGCTTCATTTAGGAAAATCTCATCTACTTGTAGCGACGACTTTGTTTCACACGGCAAAGCTGCTCGCTCACCCACAGCTGTCTCGTAAAAACGAGGCACTTTGCTATCTAAAGCGAGCATTGGGAATCAGGAAGGAGGTGCTTGGTATGGAACACAAACTAACGAAAGTGATCGCTAGAACAGTGGACGAGGTAGAGAGTGGGACATTTGGCACGAAAcaaggaaacagacagagtggAACCTCGAACTCTGCTGCAGGAGATAAAGTCCAACAACAACCGAGGCACGAAACAAAGGAGGAGGATGGATGGCAATGCGTACGCAACCGACGGCAGAGCCGAGAAATCCGAAAGGAAGACGGGTTCGTAAGAGATAGAGGCCAAGGAAGACAAGGACGAGGACAAGGAGGAATGGGAAGAGGGAGTGGACCACGACGTGGCAGCGAGCCTTTACCTTTATCAGTTGGACACAAAACAAGCCATGTCATGCGACGAGTCGCCTCTGAGAGTGTCCCACGTTCGTTTTCACGTATCAGTGAGGAGAGCAAAGAAAACGAACGCGCGTTCACCGGACGACGTGGACAATTGAGAGAGCAACAAACGTTTAGGTCTACGTCGGTTGCTCAGCAGGCAAATCAAACCGTGGAAAGCAACAAACCAATATCACACACTGCTGCAGCCCGAGAGCCACCATACCAGCAATCTATTCCCACAGTTGATTCCATACCAGAAGAGAACTGTCACATGTCATCATACGCTCAGCTGGTACACACAAGAAAAGGACGAGGACGAGGCAGCAGACACAAATGAACGTCCTGCCTGTGATGTCATTCGTCAttacacacacagccacataTCCACGGACACACTACACTGTATACGCTTATTTTTATGACAACATTTTATACCTTCTATTGCTTCACTTGCTTATGTAGAACTGCCTCGTATTTGTATAGAACTTTGCTCGAAGCTACAGCATGCCATTGCCGCCGTATGTGTTTTCTACACGTTTATATGATACTAGAACGAATTAAAAGTttagaaacaacagaaaacatgCTAAGAAATCATTGCACGGTAACTCACTTTATAAGTTCCGCCATCTTGTGCAGCTTATTACTAGTAAGTATCCCGATCAGCCACGGTGGGCATGAAACTACTTTAGATATCaggtcaattaattaattaattaactcctAAAATAACCAACTTTTTCAATTTCAAAAAAACATGTGgccatattgatatcaattaaatcATTTTTTATGCTTCACTATTCATTACAATCAAACTGTATAGCAATAAATCGGCATTTCCGGGTTGTCTCTCAATAACTCAATACCTCGTCGTAACAAACGTAATAAGCAAAAGTGATGAAGATACAAACTTGATTGTCAGTCACATCACAAACTGTTTGAATAGCATTCACCCGTTGTGTTGAGCTGACGATCCCGATGCTCCACCGTCTTCTCCACTGTCCATGTCGTCCGAACTGCTGATGTACGGCACAGTGTGAGCAGTGGGTGGTACACGAGGTGGTTCGATCTTGCTGGCCATCTCGGCCAAGTCGGTAAACGAACGAACCGACTGAAAACGAAGGAGGATACACAGTGAGAGGAGACCTGTGGTGTGTAAAGCTGCTTACCGTCAGAGTGGATTTGGTTCTTGATTTTTGCGGCTGGATTGATGATGCTTGAGTGATAGTGGCTCCGTCGTTCCAGCCGGAAATGATGGCTTTGCCATGATGATATCCGACGGCCTATAGAACGGTATGCATGACGACGTTATCgccagcctgtctgtctgtctgcctatctctcaatctctctgcctgtctgtttatctgtctgtccaaccatttgtctgtctgtctgtctgtctgtctgtccatccgtttgtctgtctgtcagtccgtttgtccatccatttgtccgtctgtctgtccatccctt contains:
- the LOC134191232 gene encoding tetratricopeptide repeat protein 41-like, with product MPPRRPALKRSISHAQRQFSWRQPIRPFVSSTFCDFQEERDYLVKHVFPRLDKACHERGTYFAPIDLRWGINESQSSQGHVIQLCLDYIRKSSPFFVCLLGERYGSHLPPNAPADHPSATWFEKNLSIAQMNGFEWLRREEFKHKSITELEVIQAAFEEESNAACAYFYMRDPGAVAIRLPSDLSDEERQARLAVFGAESEFAEKQMSALKERIVKSRLAVRRFNTVEELGKMLLDDWMTVINNEYPQLADSFANHEGDLFREWAAHESFAETRRRAFAQTPHISRISENLTHYVARLSDGKETKTQVVVVEGERGCGKTSVVANWMKAIAGSAPEIAFLSYYVGSSAASSDILSFLRYCTAEIRRFHTGSYMTPTEGDSNSANTQIALEAFHGALNLGPTIIMLDGLEEMSSEDYKNSELMFLPESMPKQCLFVITMAVDHPKLLVLKQRRDVEIHQLPLLSNDDDKKSVMQQHLVMHRKELNEHQYKKITSCDLSSRPLFLAALANEMRLFGKFKDVDKHLDHYLKSTSIEDLWSRIIFRWCQDYGWSSSSECVLPKSGNLYDNWVADLLRLIAVSRHGLSEQEILTVLVRRGYDNKHEVTSAMLALLRSAVMDALFEKPGGMLTFFHSHLQEAVTNNLFSTSNGDTTTADPNVYHKFLVDYFTSLPHSRRRAEELPWQLLEANETESLCKVLTEPDVFLQLTSDAGKNPLKLDLLKYWNVLHDGGYDESTVYLHMLKTQRSHLAPVKNDEDVPDSSASSQTDELEKLAATGQAVGQFLAERHKFDDALLVLQDALEDMKRCHEEQRYNHLLLTEIQESIGHRFLYKLEIQEAEKWYSMALETVALIESKGQREYELQGRILNALGQLYARGNKTEDAEVCLKQAAEYMTAAESTPGLATVDYNLGILRSRQKLFNEAETHLRQAVTTRERWFGMSHFFVAEVLNELAGLLVSRHWLKRDPWLAKEALDMYKRALNIRELHLGKSHLLVATTLFHTAKLLAHPQLSRKNEALCYLKRALGIRKEVLGMEHKLTKVIARTVDEVESGTFGTKQGNRQSGTSNSAAGDKVQQQPRHETKEEDGWQCVRNRRQSREIRKEDGFVRDRGQGRQGRGQGGMGRGSGPRRGSEPLPLSVGHKTSHVMRRVASESVPRSFSRISEESKENERAFTGRRGQLREQQTFRSTSVAQQANQTVESNKPISHTAAAREPPYQQSIPTVDSIPEENCHMSSYAQLVHTRKGRGRGSRHK